The segment AAGGTGGGagactgtgcccacctctgtgaaccccatggattctcctgttggtccccatgactgggtctggcttgagttgttccttccgtgaggaatcttactcctcattgactgtccagtcatctttctgggaccaaacagggaggcataaggtgcaaacacaaaggtttcgcaaagtccctgaaaggatctgtcttagagactctcctttctttgggggcaggtagaaggaaacaaaactgtTAAACTGTTGCCTGGCGAGATTAAACTGCTGCATGGCGACAGGGGAGTGTGCAGAAAAACTGGACCTCTAAGACGTTTCTGGTGGGTTGTAAAATGGTATGGCCACtctagaaaatagtttggcagtttcttatgaaaTTAAATATCCACTAATTACACAACCCAGCAACTGCACACAGACGTTTATTCCAGAGaagtgaaaatttatgttcacataaaCATCTACGTATGAATATTCAtggtagctttatttataattgtcacaaactggaaacaacccaaatgtccttcaatgggtgacTAGTTAAAAAAACTGATATGATGAAATACCAGGCTGCCATAAAAAAGGATGGATTATTGATGTATGCAATAACTATTTTCTATTGTAAGTACTAATTCTGTGTCAATTATGTGTGCTACAGGTATAATCTCCCAGCTTATATCTTGATTTAAACTATGTTTATGGGAACTTTTGGTCATggagaagtttttaatttatatatcaccccattatgaatattttcttttatgatttatgCCTTTTGTTAtgtctaaaataatattttcataatccaAAATCATAAAGAGATTTTCTGCTATAACCTTTTCTGAGTTTTAAGGTTGCTTTTTTGCATTCAGGTCTTTAATCCTCCTGACGTTGATCTTTATGTATATACACTGAGGTTCAGATCTAgttatattcttttctgtttatttctgttcaATGCATTCCCCATTGTTTCGAATGCCTATTATGTTTAGGTAAAGTTACTTGTCTTCATGGATCTAGTCTTTTCTATGATTTATTCAACTACGCCTAAACAAATGCCACATTCCGTGTCAAGAGACTAtttcacacaccaaaaaaacattgaaatataaAGAGATGAAAAGGGGTACGCCATGCAAATTCTAAGCAAGTGAAAGCTCTTCTAGCAATATTCATAGTGTAAAAATTAGGACTTAAGACAACAAGCAAGAAAGTAACATAAATAATTTACCATTAACATAAAACAATCACAAAGTTGAATGCATTTAGCAACAGAgccttgaaataaataaaatgaatacttcCTGAATTACAATGAGAAGCAGTCAAATCTACAAACCTACAAACACAATATACTATATTTATGTCTGAAACTAATAGACTAAGCAGACAAAAAAAATAGTGAAGTTATATGTGTTTGGAATAAAACAAGCTAAATCAAATAGGTTCAGAATTTCATTCtgaagaaatagagaatacaaattattttcaagggaatatagaatacaaacaaaaaattagtCATCTGTTGGGTCACAAATaaattctcaacaaatttcaaagaatcGATACTAGACACCATACTTCTAGTCataatgcaaataaatttaaaaaaaaaatacaaagatagcTGCCTCCCTACGCTATATccagaaactaaaaataattcctaaataaTTCATGACTTAAAGAGGAAGTCACTATAGAAgttataaaacatataatattgaataaaatgaaactcCCATATGCAAAATTTGGGGACTACAGCTAAAACTGTACTCAGAGGGAAAATTTATAACCTTAACTATAAATTTTTATCCCATATAAAGAGGATtgatatatatattagtatattgtTCTGAATCGtgaaattagaaaaaggaaataaatcttaaaagaaatagaaacaacaaaTATTAAAGTTACCAAcggaaacaaataaaacagaatgggGACTTAATTTTCCCGGTAATACGGCAGTCCAAGTATTCACAACAACCTTTACACTGAGAACAACTAAAAATTCTggacaaaaacagtattttaaaaaaatatttttaaaaatggatttttaaataattgaaaagctaacaaaataaagaaaaatcagatgAAAAGCTTAGTGTAGGCaggaatttaaagaaatgaatgaggcaCTCAAGCCACTTTTGCCCTGAAGTCATTCATTCTGccttgaatatttcatttcttgtCTTTCCTGGAGAATTCCAGGAGATCGATTGTAACCTTCCTAAATGGATAGCAAGACTAGGTTTTTGTgatatgtactgtgtttccccaaaaacaagacctagccggacaatcagctctaatgtgtcttatggagcaaaaattaatacaagacttggttttattttactataagactgagtgCTACATAACATagtaaatataaagtaataacataatataatataatataatataatataatataatataatataatataatataatataatataatataatataataccgggttttatattaatttttgctccaaaagacacattagagttgattgtccagctaggtcttatttttggggaaacagggtatctatCTGTGTAGAAAAGTCTGTCACATAATGGTGTTAAAAACACATGTGTTGAATGAGAGTATAAATAAATGAGGGTGTAACCTGGGGAGGGCCATTGGGTCACAGGGACAATATTCAAAAGGCAGGATGTGGCTTAGGGTGGGGCCGGCATCCCACATTCTGGGTTTTCTTACCATGACAGCAGGGCCTCATCCCGTGGTGTAGTCACTTTCAGGTAACGCCCACTTGAGTGCCCAACTAAAGAGCTGCAAGGCAGGGTAGAGGGTCGAGCACAGAACCAGAGCTCACCCGAATCCACATCCCTGTACTGGCAGGTAGGCCCTCTTGTTCCAGTTGACTGGGGGTCAACATTGCaaatgacagtctcttcagtTCCTGTGGGGCCCCGAAAGTAGCCCATAAAATCAACTGTGGCCCTTTTCTCTGTCCAGATTCTTCGCAGAACCCCAACTGCCTCGCTGGAGTGGATCAGGCGCACCTGTACTTGGgccttcccagcccagagcaggGGGAAGGACAGCAAGTATGTGCCGTTCTCCAGATCCTGGACATCCCCAGGGAGCCCAGCCTTCAAGTCAGGCCCCAACAGCTGAGCCCGAAACAGATCCCCACCGTGGGTCTTGGGTCGGCCCCGGTGGTCTCTGGCGATAAGGATGGCCTCCAGGGAGCCTCTCAGGGCATAGCTGGTCTGGGCAGGACCCCTCAGGTGGTAGGTGGAGGCCTGGGGGCTGGTGGAGGCCAAAAAGTCCCCCTCATCTCCTGGGGTCAGAGGCCAGTACAGGAGGTGGGTGAGGTTGGCCAGCTCCTGGGGGAGAGAGTCCAAGAGGGAGGGAGATGCTGTGGACTCAGAGGCAGATTGAGAGGCAGGGCGGGGTGCGGGGGGCCGAGGGACGGTGCTGTCAGGCCAAGACATCTTGAAATAGAGGACCTGTGGGTAGAGAAAGGAGACTCTATCAGTGGTTTGTGTTTCCCTCACTTTCTTCTGGGCAGGAGCTGTCCACTCACCAAAGCTAGTCCCCTCTGCCAGGAGTCCTATCCTGCCTGCACCAGGCTCTCTGTCACTCATCAGCCTCGTGTCTGAGTCATTACCACATTCATCTTGTGTGAAGGTGAAGTTATGTCTCTGGATCTCAACTGTCTCCTTATCTCAGCCTTATTCCCTCTACTACCACCTTCCCCACACACCCCCCCCCCTCGCCACAACGTACACAGAGATAAGTACAGGTCTGCATGCAACTGTCACATCTATAGCTTTCCTCACGCCTCACAAGTCCTGTTTTCCTTCCAGAACCTGTCATTCTGATTAAgtgtcctcttttttcttcctagtcCCTCTCTCCCACCATCTCCACCCTAGATTTCCAACAGAGTTGTGGGTGAGCAAGTCCATTCCACAATGCTGCTGAGGTTTATAGAAGAAGGAGGTTAGACCATCCCCTAGGGAACTTCCTCTCTAATTGGACTCAGATTCAACTACAGAAACCATTGGAAAAGTGAGAAGCTGTAGAAAGGCACAGACACAAGTGTGAGTTTGAAAAAGGACTGAGATATGGCAGATTCTTTTCTAGGAAGAAATGGTGTTTGCTACAACAAAGAGTCTCCTCTGGGGGCTCAGAGCTCTCTTGTATCATATTCTGAGAAACACAACCTCACAAATACAGACCAGAGAAGTGTGAGGATGCAAACAGGAAGAGCAGTAGAGAGAGGCCATGTTCTATGTAATGGAGGGTGGTAACAGATGTGAGAGGAAGCCTGTGCGCCTGGCCTATCAGATACTCGCCTACACCCACCATAGTCCCCTCTGCTCAGACAAGTGTTATTCAGACAAGACAAGTCTCAAAATCCATGGTGGCACATGGAGGGTGTGTTTGAGGCTGCAGTGTCTGATTTGATCACTGGAGGAGAAACACTCACAGGACTGGCTCATTTCTGGGCTGGAGAGGAGCAGGAATGAACATCACAGAGTCTGGGCTCCAAATCCGGTACTATGTGGTTCCTTGGGATGCTTGGCCCACTGAGGCCCGTGGCATCTTGGGGGGAagtacgaggttggacaattaagtttgtgaactcatcgtagaaaaagtgctacatacatcattgctgaatatcactacggttaccttcgaagtactccccttgggaagctatgcactgatgccagtacctagtccacccttcaaagcaattctggactctttttctggaatggccatctgagctgtccttgtattacccttgatgtcttgaatgtcatcaaaatgtcttcctttcaatatttatttcctttatcttctggtaaagaaagaagtcattgggggccagatcaggtgaatagggagcgtgttccaatatagttatttgtttactggctaaaaactccctcaagatagtgccgtgtgaactggtgcattgtcatgatgcaagagccatgaattgttggtgataagttcaggttgtctaacttttccacgcagccttttcaggatttccaaatagtaaatttggttaactgtttgtccaattggtacaaattcataatgaataatcactctgatatcaaaaaaggttaacaacatcgttgcaacaaatttgcgagcttaattgtcagatgttGTATACCTCGTAAGGTTCTGATCCTTGTGGAGCCTGTTCACAGGCCCTCATCCTGGGCTGGGAGAATATCAGGAGGGCCACTGAACTGGGAGATCACAGATTAGAATGGCTCCCCGTCCATCACTAACAAATGGCAAAACAAAGTGCAGGTGAACATGACCCAGAAGCAGAGACTGTTTTTCCTCCTGCCACTTGCTGCTTTGCCACCACACAAAGGGACCTGAAGATTTGAACTGACAGGTAATAGAGGCCAAGAGTTCTGGTTACAGCAAATTTGAACAGATTGGAGAGAGAAAGACCAAGAATAACTGTGTAACATGCAAAGAATTATTAGGTATGGGAGGTTACATGgatgtgtgttttattatttctggtatgtcatatacattatatatatatatatatatatatatatatatatatatatatatatatatattcattctctggtatgtgtaaaatatttcaagttttcaaaatcctctccttaatttctctttcaccaaagaggaattataaaaagaaaaatacaatctgtgtacaaagaaataaaaagagaaaacttcagaGTGACATCTTTTAGGTGGCAAAGTAGGAAGCTCTGGATCCTCTTTACCTCCAGGAACACACAGATTCAGGAACAATTCACAGACCAATCCCctttgtgagaaataataaaactaactGAGAAGCTCCTACACTCTAGCCCCGCGTGAAACCAGACTTACCTAAATTGGTAGAGAGACTCAGGACATACTCTTGCCAGAATCCCCACCCTCGGTACACTGCCATAGGATCAGGAAGAGAATCCTTAGCTCCCAGCTTCAAACCTGCCTGACCTACTCCCCCTTTCCTACATAAGAANNNNNNNNNNNNNNNNNNNNNNNNNNNNNNNNNNNNNNNNNNNNNNNNNNNNNNNNNNNNNNNNNNNNNNNNNNNNNNNNNNNNNNNNNNNNNNNNNNNNcttggtgatttgctttgttctgtaattgccctaccagtgcccagcttaagaggcacaagattcaacatacccagcgccaactccagaccaagccagagtactaccggtttgacctacaagtgacacactcagagggattctttacaggcacatagaggccaaagggcaaaccacatctaagtcaacctcacgcagcagaataccctcgtgggcaaagccaagtctcacaactagtcagcctaggagttaactccacctactcacaagtgaaaagcaattaaggatcttctttaacaggacaatatacacaacacaagagtcacttttagagcacacatGAGGGAGAAGAacaagtagtgcaagtcaaatataaaggacatttattatatactaatccagcaagaactaagaacccagggcatctacctaatacatcaagcaaacacagagagtcagccagaatgaggaaacaaagaaacatatcccaaataaaagaacagaagaaaccttcagaaatggaactaaatgaagcagaggtaaccaaactgtcagagacagagttcagaatactgatgataagaatgtttaaggaacttagagaggacatcaagaaggatgtagaaatcataacgaacaaccagttagaactaaagaacacagttacaaataaagaactcacttgaaggaattaacagcaggttagatgaagcagaggatcgaatcagcgacttagaagacaagttagcagagatcacccaaacagaacaacagaaagaaaaagaataaaaacaatgaagatggtttaagagacctatggataacatcaagcgcaacaacatgcatcataggaataccagaaggtgaagagaagaaacaagggattgagaacatatttgaagtaataatgtctgaaaatttccctaacctgatgaaggaaaccaacatacaagtccaggaagtgcagagagttccaaccaggataaacccaaacaggtccactccaagacacattatagttaaaatggcaaagattaaagacaaagagagaatcctaaaagcagcaagagaaagacagagggttacatacaaggaactcccataagactatcaaatgacttttctgcagaaacattgaaggccaggagggagtggcaggagatactcaaagtgatggaaaacaaaggcctacaacctaggttgctttatccagcaaggctatcatttaaaattgacggggagataaagagcttcccagaaaagaataagctaaaggaattcattaccaccaagccagcattgcaagaaatactaaaaggacttctgtaaatagaagaaagacgaaaacaatctatccacaaatttaaaaatggcaataactatgtacttatcaataatcactttaaatgtaaatggtttaaatgctccaatcaagagacatagggtggctgaatggataagaaagcaagacccttgtatatgctgtatacaagagactcacctcagatcaaaagacacacacaggctaaaagtgaagggttggagtaagatattccatgcaaatggaaatgagaaaaagctggagttgcaatacttatctctgacaaaatagactttaaaatgaagaaaatattaaaagacaaagatggacactatataataataaagggatcaattcgacaagaggatataaccctagtaaacatctatgcacccaacataggagcacctaaatatataaaacagatattgactgacataaagatggagatcaacagtaacactatcatagtaggggacttcaacacacctctgacaacaagggacaggtcttccagacagaaaatcaatacggaaacaacagccttaaatgacacattggaccacttggatttaaccgatattttcagagcattccaccccaatgctgcagaatacacgttcttctcaagcgcacatggaacattctccaagatagaccatatgttaggccacaaagcaagtctggataaatttaagaaaattgaaatcataccaattgtcttctctgaccacagtgctatgaaattagaaatgaactacaggaaaagactggaagacacacaaattcatggaggctgaataatatgttactaaataatgaatgggtcaaacaggagatcaaggaagaaatcaaaagatatctcgagacaaacgaaaatgaaaatacaacgacccaaaatctatgggatgccgcgaaagcagtcctaagagggaagttcatagcactgcaggcttacctaaagaaacaagaaacatcactaatcaacagtttatcttcacacttaagggatctggaaaagaacaacaaaataagcccaaagggagtacaagaaaggagataataaagatcagagcggaaataaatgaaatagaaaccagaaaaacaatacaaaagatcaatgaacccAAGAGTTGGTtctcagagaagataaacaaaattgacaaacctttagccagactcattaaaaaagagagaggacccaaattaataaaatcagtaatgaaagaggagaagtgacaacagacacagagatacaaaaatcctaagaaattactatgagcaactgtatgccaacaaatttgacaacctggaagaaatggacaatttcctagatgcatacaacctcccaaggctaactcaagaggagacagaaaacctgaatagactgattaccaccaaggaaattgaatcagtaatcaacaatctcccaacaaacaaaagccctggaccagatggctttacaggtgaattttacagaacgttcaaaaagaattgtcacctattctcctcaaactcttccaaaaatccagaggagggaagactcccaaacacttttctgaagccactatcaccctgatcccaaaatcagacaaagacaccacaaaaaagaaaactacaggccgatatcgctaatgaacatagatgcaaaaatcctcaacaaaatactagcaaacagaattcagcaatatattaaaaagattatacaccatgatcaagtgggattcatccctggtatgcaagggtggttcaacatccgaaatcaattaatgtgatacaccacattaacaaaatgaaaaataaaaatcatatgatcatatcaattgacgagaaaagcatttgataaaattcagcagccattcatgataaaaacccttaagaaagtgggaatagagggatcatatctcaacataataaaggccatatatgatagacccacagctaacatcatactcaatggggaaaaactaaaaccattccccttaaaatcaggaacaaggcaaggctgcccactttctccacttctattcaacatagtgctggaagttctagccacagcaatcagacaagaaaaagaaataaaaggcatccaaatcggtaaggaggaagtaaaactgtcattatatgcagatgatatgatactatatttagagaaccctaaagactccaccaagaaactattagagctgatagatgaatttagtaaagtagcaggatacaaaattaatattcagaaatcagttgcatttgtatataccaataataaaacatcagaaggagaaattaaaaaagcaattccatttacaattgctccaaagactataaaatacctgggaataaatttaaccaaagaagtaaaagatctgtactcagaaaattataagacactgaagaaagaaatgaaagaagatacaaatagatggaaacacataccatgttcatggataggaagaattaatatagttaaaatgtccatactgcctaaggcaatatatatattcaacgcaattcctatcaaactaccaacgacattttcacagaaatagaacatataatcctaaaatttatatgggataacaaaagaccccggatatcttcaacaatcttgagaaataagaacaaagtgggaggtataacaatacctgacttcaaattatactacaaggctacagtaatcaaaacagcatggtactggcataaaaacagacccatagatcaatggaacagaatagagagtccagaaataaatccatgcctatatggccatttaatctatgacaatggaagcaagaatgtacggtggggtaaagacagtctattcaataaatggtgctgggaaacttggacagacacatgcaaaaagatgaagctggatcacctccttacaccacatacaaaaataaattcaaaatggcttaaagatttaaatgtaagatctgaaaccataaaattcctagaagaaaatataggaagaaacttcacagacattacccggagtaagatttttactgatatatcctctgctgagggaagtaagagaaaaaataaacatgtgggactacatcaaactaaaagtcttcttcacagcaaaggaaaccatcaataaaacaagagGGGAGCCTACTGATTGGGAAGAAAGATTTGCctatgatatatctgataaggggttaatatcacaaatttataaaaactcactcaactcaactccaaaaaaacaaacaacccaattaaaaaatgggcagaggacatgaagagacatttttctaaaaaggacacacagatggcaaacagacatatgaagaaatgttcaacctcactaaccattagagaaatgcaaataaaaaccacaatgagataccacctcaccccagtcaggatggctatcatcaataaatcaacaaacaacaagtgctggcgtggatgcggagaaaagggaacgctggtgcactgttggtgggaatgcagattggtgcagccactatggaaaacagtttggagatatctcaaaaatctgaaaatggaactaccttatgatccagcaatcccactcctaggtatctatccggagaaatccaaaactccaattcaaaaatctttatgcactcctatgtttattgcagcactatatacaatagccaagacctggaaacaaccgaaatgcccatcagtagatgactggattaagaaactgtggtacatttatacaatggagtattatgcagccataaagaagaaagaaat is part of the Rhinolophus sinicus isolate RSC01 linkage group LG03, ASM3656204v1, whole genome shotgun sequence genome and harbors:
- the LOC141570750 gene encoding NXPE family member 3-like isoform X1; the protein is MSDREPGAGRIGLLAEGTSFGEWTAPAQKKVRETQTTDRVSFLYPQVLYFKMSWPDSTVPRPPAPRPASQSASESTASPSLLDSLPQELANLTHLLYWPLTPGDEGDFLASTSPQASTYHLRGPAQTSYALRGSLEAILIARDHRGRPKTHGGDLFRAQLLGPDLKAGLPGDVQDLENGTYLLSFPLLWAGKAQVQVRLIHSSEAVGVLRRIWTEKRATVDFMGYFRGPTGTEETVICNVDPQSTGTRGPTCQYRDVDSGELWFCARPSTLPCSSLVGHSSGRYLKVTTPRDEALLSWKVTDIELPQGISPIQVRMAAPGNSSLALSPRPPCHPGLPATKPSGFYHQEVWHSLSCSSRSFPTVDSILGCLAGHVVHMMGDSTLRQWWEYLRDKVPSLKPMDLHATYQTGPLMAVETTRNIVLHWRAHSWPLRSARTPVASLHSVARELGGLAGGPHTVVVLGLGAHFTTFPPSIFARWLAGIRAAVAALLAREPGTLVVIKLANTGYKSVYGSDWFTLQVNRLLQAAFADLHVAFVDAWEMTSSLAVPDNIHPGRLIVGNEVDLLLSFVCPT